In Microbacterium laevaniformans, a single window of DNA contains:
- the ygfZ gene encoding CAF17-like 4Fe-4S cluster assembly/insertion protein YgfZ gives MSEAPRPAAVASAFTVVPGAVIDERGLVHVAAPAREQRDLIAGRALAPLEDRVVVAVDGVDRLSWLDSITSQALTALAPGTSTELLVLDPQGHVEHAAGVVDDGERTWLIVDRSRSAALVTWLSRMRFRLRVEPQDLSEEVRVIGGTAQAVAALDPLAIWHDPWPAVGTGGWGYAPADPHPGESYDWAEAIVPVDAASRLAEAAASGDQPVAGWMAVDAVRVAAWRPRAATEADGRALPHEADWLRTAVHLDKGCYRGQETVAKVHNLGHPPRRLVALQLDGSDADLPVSGAEVFLGDEAVGAVTSVARHFEEGPIALAYVKRTVPVEADLTVAVDEGRIAAAQEVIVPPDAGRTASIPRMPRLSRRR, from the coding sequence ATGTCCGAGGCGCCCCGTCCTGCCGCCGTCGCCAGCGCGTTCACCGTCGTTCCCGGTGCCGTCATCGACGAGCGTGGGCTGGTGCATGTGGCCGCGCCCGCGCGTGAACAGCGCGATCTCATCGCCGGACGGGCACTTGCGCCCCTCGAAGACCGGGTCGTGGTCGCGGTCGACGGTGTCGACCGCCTCAGCTGGCTGGATTCCATCACCTCGCAGGCGCTCACGGCGCTCGCACCGGGCACCAGCACCGAGCTGCTCGTGCTCGACCCGCAGGGCCACGTCGAACACGCCGCGGGAGTCGTGGACGACGGTGAGCGCACGTGGCTGATCGTCGATCGGTCCCGCTCCGCGGCGCTCGTGACGTGGCTCAGTCGCATGCGGTTCCGGTTGCGGGTAGAGCCGCAGGACCTTTCGGAGGAGGTGCGCGTTATCGGCGGCACCGCGCAAGCGGTTGCTGCGCTCGACCCGCTCGCGATCTGGCACGACCCGTGGCCTGCGGTCGGCACCGGCGGGTGGGGATACGCTCCCGCCGACCCGCACCCGGGGGAGTCGTACGACTGGGCGGAGGCGATCGTGCCGGTCGATGCGGCGTCCCGCCTCGCCGAGGCCGCGGCATCCGGTGATCAGCCCGTCGCCGGATGGATGGCCGTCGATGCCGTCCGCGTCGCCGCCTGGCGTCCTCGCGCCGCGACCGAGGCCGACGGACGGGCGCTGCCGCACGAGGCCGACTGGCTGCGCACCGCGGTGCACCTGGACAAGGGCTGCTACCGCGGTCAGGAGACGGTCGCGAAGGTGCACAACCTCGGTCATCCGCCGCGCCGGCTCGTCGCCCTGCAGCTGGATGGCAGCGACGCCGACCTGCCGGTGAGTGGAGCCGAGGTCTTCCTCGGCGACGAGGCGGTCGGCGCGGTGACCTCCGTCGCACGCCACTTCGAGGAGGGGCCGATCGCCCTCGCGTACGTCAAGCGCACGGTTCCGGTCGAGGCCGATCTGACCGTCGCGGTGGACGAGGGGCGGATCGCGGCAGCGCAGGAGGTCATCGTCCCGCCCGACGCCGGGCGCACCGCATCGATCCCGCGGATGCCGCGGCTCTCCCGGCGCCGCTGA
- a CDS encoding nitrobindin family protein gives MIDLPTDLPADLVPLSWLLGVWEGTGVIDYEADGVAFRGEFAHRVSFSHDGGDYVNYAASAWFVADDETRTPLVAETGYWRLARPLGQADPGPALLPPSAVRDAGRTADDVESLRNEEGGFDLEVAIVHSDGISELYVGQVRGPRIDLATDAVVRPASAKVYTAATRMYGLVDGHLLWAWDIAALGGELGSHASARLARAE, from the coding sequence ATGATCGACCTGCCGACCGACCTGCCGGCCGATCTCGTTCCGCTCTCGTGGCTGCTCGGTGTCTGGGAAGGCACCGGCGTCATCGACTATGAGGCCGACGGCGTTGCCTTCCGCGGCGAGTTCGCCCATCGGGTGAGCTTCAGCCACGACGGCGGCGATTACGTGAACTACGCCGCGAGCGCATGGTTCGTCGCCGACGACGAGACGCGCACGCCCCTCGTCGCGGAGACCGGATACTGGCGCCTGGCTCGCCCCCTCGGGCAGGCCGATCCCGGGCCGGCGCTGCTGCCGCCGTCGGCGGTACGCGACGCCGGGCGGACGGCCGACGACGTCGAGTCGCTGCGCAACGAGGAGGGCGGCTTCGATCTCGAGGTGGCGATCGTGCACTCGGACGGCATCAGCGAGCTCTACGTCGGGCAGGTCCGCGGCCCACGCATCGATCTGGCGACGGATGCCGTGGTGCGCCCCGCCAGCGCGAAGGTCTACACTGCGGCGACCCGGATGTACGGCCTCGTCGACGGCCACCTGCTCTGGGCGTGGGACATCGCCGCGCTCGGCGGCGAGCTCGGTTCGCACGCGTCGGCACGACTGGCGCGGGCCGAGTGA
- a CDS encoding response regulator transcription factor, with protein sequence MAQLLVLSSAPGGGPVLPALELLSHRVRQILAEPAQLVNAPSSDVIFVDARADLVGAKSLCKILNTTGLDAPLVLVVTEGGLTAVSTDWGIDDVILVGAGPAEVDARIRLAVGRQSASQVSSRIQTSGITIDESSYSAKVHGKPLDLTYKEFQLLHFFATHPSRVFTREQLLSEVWGYDYFGGTRTVDVHVRRLRAKLGDLEQLIGTVRNVGYRFNVYEDDQIPSPHEASSA encoded by the coding sequence TTGGCTCAGCTTCTCGTCTTGAGTTCCGCCCCGGGCGGGGGCCCCGTCCTGCCTGCGCTCGAGCTGCTCAGCCATCGCGTCCGGCAGATTCTCGCCGAGCCGGCCCAGCTCGTGAACGCGCCGAGCTCGGATGTCATCTTCGTCGACGCCCGTGCCGACCTGGTCGGGGCGAAGTCGCTGTGCAAGATCCTCAACACGACGGGCCTGGACGCACCGCTGGTGCTCGTCGTGACCGAGGGGGGCCTCACGGCGGTGTCGACGGACTGGGGCATCGACGACGTGATCCTGGTCGGTGCCGGCCCCGCCGAGGTCGACGCGCGCATCCGGCTGGCGGTCGGACGCCAATCCGCATCACAGGTCTCCAGCCGCATCCAGACCTCTGGCATCACGATCGATGAGTCGTCCTACTCGGCCAAGGTGCACGGCAAGCCGCTGGATCTCACCTACAAGGAGTTCCAGCTGCTCCACTTCTTCGCGACGCATCCCTCGCGCGTGTTCACGCGCGAGCAGCTGCTGAGCGAGGTGTGGGGTTACGACTACTTCGGGGGCACGAGGACGGTCGACGTGCACGTACGACGCCTGCGCGCCAAACTCGGAGACCTCGAGCAGCTCATCGGCACGGTCCGCAACGTGGGTTACCGCTTCAACGTCTACGAGGACGACCAGATCCCCTCACCGCATGAGGCCTCTTCGGCGTGA
- a CDS encoding RNA degradosome polyphosphate kinase, producing MIDTDVLDTGLGDEDDDDFDEMVEDGDAQLPEHRYMDRELSWLAFNQRVLELAEDPSLPVLERSNFLAIFASNLDEFFMVRVAGLKRRIVTGLAVPTNVGRAPQDVLADISDAAHALQLRQANAWLGMVQPALAEAGIEVVSWDDLSVDDRNELSEYFQSQVFPVLMPLAVDPAHPFPYISGLSLNLAIRIRNAKTGRQEFARLKVPPMLPRFVAVPGDAGRARYLPLEQLIANHLGDLFPGMEILEHHTFRLTRNEDVVIEEDETENLIQALEAELLRRRFGPPIRLEVTEDMDDVTLDLLIAELDITEQEVYRLPGPLDLRGLFDLSRIDRPELHYPAHVPTTAPAFQPAEQNGRADLFAAIRKGDVLVHHPYESFTTSVVSFLEQAARDPHVLAIKQTLYRTSGDSPIVQALIDAAERGKQVLALVEVKARFDEAANIVWARKLEKAGVHVVYGLVGLKTHCKLLHVIREEDGMLRSYSHIGTGNYNPKTSRIYEDFGLFTADEQVGRDLTRLFNELSGYAIEKKFKRLLVAPLHLRKGLLRQIENERRHALEGKPAHIRIKVNSMVDEQIIDALYRASQAGVRVDVWVRGICSLKVGLPGVSDNITVRSILGRYLEHSRIFAFAGAGDPQVFIGSADMMHRNLDRRVEALVRVVAPAQIKELVDLFDLAMSAETSSWHLEDSGEWKRHSTDADGKPLIDLQDRTMAQVQRRRRARAVR from the coding sequence ATGATCGACACCGACGTTCTGGACACCGGACTGGGCGACGAGGACGACGACGACTTCGACGAGATGGTCGAAGACGGCGACGCCCAGCTCCCCGAGCACCGCTACATGGATCGCGAGCTCAGTTGGCTCGCCTTCAACCAGCGCGTGCTGGAGCTCGCGGAGGACCCGTCGCTGCCCGTGCTGGAGCGCAGCAACTTCCTGGCGATCTTCGCCAGCAACCTGGACGAGTTCTTCATGGTGCGCGTGGCCGGCCTCAAGCGCCGCATCGTGACCGGCCTCGCGGTGCCGACCAACGTCGGTCGCGCCCCCCAAGACGTGCTCGCCGACATCTCCGACGCTGCCCACGCCCTGCAGCTGCGTCAGGCGAACGCCTGGCTCGGGATGGTCCAGCCCGCACTCGCCGAGGCGGGCATCGAGGTCGTCTCCTGGGACGACCTGTCGGTCGATGACCGCAACGAGCTCTCCGAGTACTTCCAGTCCCAGGTGTTCCCGGTGCTGATGCCGCTCGCGGTGGACCCGGCGCACCCTTTCCCCTACATCTCCGGACTCTCGCTGAACCTCGCGATCCGCATCCGCAACGCGAAGACGGGTCGTCAGGAGTTCGCGCGCCTGAAGGTGCCGCCCATGCTCCCGCGCTTCGTCGCCGTGCCGGGAGACGCCGGACGGGCGCGATACCTGCCGCTCGAGCAACTCATCGCCAACCATCTGGGCGACCTGTTCCCGGGGATGGAGATCCTCGAGCACCACACGTTCCGCCTCACCCGCAACGAGGACGTGGTGATCGAGGAGGACGAGACCGAGAACCTCATCCAGGCGCTCGAGGCCGAGCTGCTGCGACGCCGGTTCGGCCCGCCGATCCGTCTCGAAGTCACCGAGGACATGGACGACGTCACCCTCGACCTGCTGATCGCCGAACTCGACATCACCGAGCAGGAGGTCTACCGCCTCCCCGGCCCACTCGACCTGCGGGGTCTGTTCGACCTGTCTCGCATCGACCGTCCAGAGCTGCACTATCCGGCGCACGTGCCGACCACGGCTCCGGCCTTCCAGCCCGCCGAACAGAACGGGCGCGCCGATCTGTTCGCCGCGATCCGCAAGGGCGACGTGCTCGTGCACCACCCGTACGAGTCGTTCACCACGAGCGTCGTGAGCTTCCTCGAGCAGGCCGCGCGCGACCCGCACGTGCTCGCCATCAAGCAGACGCTCTACCGCACGTCCGGTGACAGCCCGATCGTTCAGGCGCTGATCGATGCCGCCGAACGCGGCAAGCAGGTGCTCGCCCTCGTCGAGGTGAAGGCTCGCTTCGACGAGGCGGCCAACATCGTCTGGGCGCGCAAGCTCGAGAAGGCGGGTGTGCACGTCGTCTACGGCTTGGTGGGGTTGAAGACGCACTGCAAGCTGCTGCACGTCATCCGCGAGGAAGACGGCATGCTGCGCAGCTACAGCCACATCGGCACGGGCAACTACAACCCGAAGACCAGTCGCATCTACGAGGACTTCGGCCTGTTCACCGCCGACGAGCAGGTGGGCCGCGATCTCACGCGCCTGTTCAACGAGCTCAGCGGCTACGCGATCGAGAAGAAGTTCAAGCGCCTGCTGGTGGCTCCCCTGCACCTGCGCAAGGGGCTGCTGCGCCAGATCGAGAACGAGCGCCGCCACGCGCTCGAGGGAAAGCCGGCACACATCCGCATCAAGGTCAACTCGATGGTGGACGAGCAGATCATCGATGCGCTCTATCGGGCGAGCCAGGCCGGTGTCCGCGTCGACGTCTGGGTGCGCGGCATCTGCTCGCTGAAGGTCGGACTGCCCGGCGTGAGCGACAACATCACCGTGCGCTCGATCCTGGGCCGCTACCTCGAGCACTCGCGCATCTTCGCGTTCGCCGGCGCCGGCGATCCTCAGGTGTTCATCGGCAGTGCCGACATGATGCACCGCAACCTCGACCGGCGCGTCGAAGCGCTCGTGCGCGTCGTCGCGCCGGCGCAGATCAAGGAGCTCGTCGACCTGTTCGATCTCGCGATGAGCGCTGAGACGAGTTCGTGGCACCTCGAGGACAGCGGCGAGTGGAAACGCCACAGCACGGATGCCGACGGCAAGCCGCTCATCGATCTGCAGGACCGCACGATGGCGCAGGTGCAGCGCCGTCGTCGCGCGCGGGCGGTGCGATGA
- a CDS encoding NUDIX hydrolase, giving the protein MTDTAVYAAGGVVWRVVDGKLRVLVIHRTAYADVTIPKGKVDPGESLAETAVREIFEETGIRVALGIPVGVSRYHMPNKRQKIVHYWSAEATDAAIRTSAFVPNKEIAAIEWLSPKKALAKLSYPVDVEIMEQFLRYVDDGVLQTFPIVVLRHARALPREDWDGSDAARPLTARGTKQAAASVGPLRAFGVRKIVSSDAVRCVTTVTPLAAAIGKDIHRTSALSQDAWEDGTADVRSVIGRRVRSRKPAVLCSHGPVLPGILSELALATGTLHGSYLGSASALETGAFSVVHLSATNPGSGIIAIETHEPKL; this is encoded by the coding sequence ATGACCGACACCGCCGTCTACGCGGCCGGTGGCGTGGTGTGGCGCGTGGTCGACGGCAAGCTCCGCGTGCTGGTCATCCATCGCACGGCCTACGCCGACGTCACGATCCCCAAAGGCAAGGTCGATCCCGGAGAGAGCCTCGCCGAGACCGCCGTGCGCGAGATCTTCGAGGAGACCGGAATCCGCGTGGCCCTCGGCATCCCCGTCGGCGTCTCGCGATATCACATGCCCAACAAGCGGCAGAAGATCGTGCACTACTGGTCTGCCGAGGCGACGGATGCCGCGATCCGCACCTCCGCGTTCGTGCCCAACAAGGAGATCGCCGCCATCGAGTGGCTTTCGCCGAAGAAGGCGCTCGCGAAGCTGTCGTATCCCGTCGACGTCGAGATCATGGAGCAGTTCCTGCGCTACGTCGACGACGGTGTGCTGCAGACGTTCCCCATCGTCGTGCTGCGCCATGCCCGGGCCCTCCCCCGTGAGGACTGGGACGGCTCCGACGCGGCGCGACCGCTCACGGCCCGCGGGACGAAACAGGCGGCGGCCTCCGTCGGGCCGCTTCGCGCCTTCGGCGTGCGCAAGATCGTTTCCAGCGACGCCGTCCGGTGCGTGACCACGGTCACCCCGCTCGCGGCGGCGATCGGCAAGGACATTCACCGCACCTCGGCGCTCAGCCAGGACGCCTGGGAGGACGGCACGGCGGACGTCCGCTCGGTCATCGGACGCCGTGTACGCTCGCGCAAGCCCGCGGTGCTGTGCAGTCACGGACCGGTGCTCCCCGGCATCCTGTCCGAACTGGCCCTCGCGACCGGAACCCTGCACGGCTCGTACTTGGGCAGCGCGTCCGCGCTCGAGACGGGCGCCTTCTCGGTGGTGCACCTGTCGGCGACGAACCCGGGCTCGGGCATCATCGCGATCGAGACGCACGAGCCGAAGCTGTAG
- a CDS encoding chemotaxis protein CheY — protein sequence MEGLRLAWAPAPSSRDGRRAVAWGLIRDLLRAEAVTEVRLTNPCPQCGGPHGPVRVEDAAWRAGVTYAGRFAVVGVVPGAGGGFAVDAEPLHDTVREAAGGVPGGVRRWVRVEAALKAVGTALRIDAASVRLEESADGARWFAGVPGVATTVHGVDLDGPPGILLSAAVVDTVVDTMVDTASMSAR from the coding sequence GTGGAGGGGCTCCGCCTCGCGTGGGCGCCGGCCCCCTCCTCGCGCGACGGCCGACGGGCGGTTGCGTGGGGGCTGATCCGCGACCTTCTGCGCGCGGAAGCGGTGACGGAGGTGCGGCTGACGAACCCGTGTCCGCAGTGCGGGGGCCCGCATGGCCCGGTGCGGGTGGAGGATGCCGCGTGGCGAGCGGGGGTGACGTACGCCGGGCGCTTCGCTGTGGTCGGCGTTGTTCCGGGCGCCGGTGGGGGCTTCGCCGTCGACGCGGAACCACTCCACGACACGGTCCGCGAAGCCGCCGGCGGCGTCCCGGGTGGGGTGCGCCGGTGGGTGAGGGTCGAGGCCGCGCTCAAGGCCGTCGGCACGGCACTGCGGATCGACGCGGCATCCGTCAGGCTCGAGGAGTCAGCCGACGGGGCTCGCTGGTTCGCCGGTGTTCCCGGGGTGGCGACGACCGTTCACGGCGTGGATCTCGACGGCCCGCCGGGGATCCTCCTGTCTGCCGCGGTAGTCGACACCGTGGTCGACACGATGGTCGACACGGCGTCGATGAGCGCCAGATGA
- a CDS encoding M1 family metallopeptidase, with protein MSGHDPYAPESGDPSFDVDSYDVAIDYRVRTNRLEGRTTINAVAATAVSAVSVDLVGLRATRVRVDGDRRTRFSQGPRKLRVTLPHRLQPGERFSIEIVYAGAPAPRRSRWGTIGWEELEDGALVASQPTGAPTWFPCNDRPDARAPMRLSVTTDAGYLPVLTGHPTGTTTTGGRVTVTSESTVPVATYLVAVHVGPYEQTALEGGEGVRVFAPAQLRRDVTRAFADVPRMLALFDDSFGPYPQEACTLVVTPDELEIPLEAQGLAVFGSNHLVPDEQRLIAHELAHQWFGNSVGIGRWQDIWLNEGFACFAEWLWFERSGAASVAEKAAKHHARLRALPQDLVLSDPGPDLMFDDRVYKRGALTLYALRCALGTAVFTRVLHEWVATYRHGLATTDDFRALAARVAGRDLDDVFTPWLDRVELPPLPRP; from the coding sequence GTGAGCGGGCACGACCCGTACGCGCCCGAGAGCGGTGACCCGTCGTTCGACGTCGACTCCTATGACGTGGCGATCGACTATCGCGTGCGCACCAATCGTCTCGAGGGGCGAACGACGATCAACGCCGTGGCGGCGACCGCGGTGTCGGCCGTGAGTGTCGACCTCGTGGGCCTGCGTGCGACGAGGGTGCGGGTCGACGGCGATCGGCGCACCCGGTTCTCGCAGGGCCCGCGGAAGCTGCGGGTCACGCTGCCGCATCGGCTGCAGCCGGGGGAGCGGTTCTCCATCGAGATCGTCTATGCCGGCGCGCCCGCACCGCGTCGTTCCCGCTGGGGCACGATCGGGTGGGAGGAGCTCGAGGACGGCGCCCTGGTGGCGTCGCAGCCGACCGGTGCTCCAACGTGGTTCCCCTGCAACGACCGCCCCGACGCGCGCGCGCCGATGCGTCTGTCGGTGACGACGGATGCCGGGTACCTGCCGGTCCTCACCGGCCACCCGACCGGCACGACGACGACGGGCGGTCGGGTCACGGTGACCTCCGAGTCGACCGTGCCCGTGGCCACGTACCTCGTCGCGGTGCACGTCGGCCCCTACGAGCAGACTGCGCTCGAAGGCGGCGAGGGTGTGCGGGTGTTCGCTCCGGCACAACTGCGCCGCGACGTGACGCGGGCGTTCGCCGACGTTCCGCGCATGCTGGCACTGTTCGACGACTCCTTCGGGCCGTATCCGCAGGAAGCCTGCACACTTGTCGTGACACCGGACGAGCTGGAGATCCCGCTCGAGGCGCAGGGGCTCGCGGTCTTCGGCAGCAACCATCTGGTCCCCGACGAGCAGCGGCTGATCGCGCACGAGCTCGCCCACCAGTGGTTCGGCAACAGCGTCGGCATCGGCCGCTGGCAGGACATCTGGCTCAACGAGGGCTTCGCCTGCTTCGCTGAGTGGCTCTGGTTCGAGCGCTCCGGCGCGGCGAGCGTCGCCGAGAAGGCGGCGAAGCACCACGCTCGTCTGCGGGCGCTGCCGCAGGACCTCGTGCTGTCCGACCCGGGTCCGGACCTCATGTTCGACGACCGGGTCTACAAGCGCGGCGCCCTCACCCTGTATGCCCTGCGATGCGCCCTCGGCACCGCGGTGTTCACACGGGTGCTGCACGAATGGGTGGCGACCTATCGGCACGGCCTCGCGACGACCGACGACTTCCGCGCGCTGGCCGCCCGCGTCGCCGGCCGCGATCTCGACGACGTCTTCACGCCGTGGCTCGATCGCGTCGAGCTGCCCCCGCTGCCGCGCCCGTAG